From a single Fuerstiella sp. genomic region:
- a CDS encoding OprO/OprP family phosphate-selective porin, whose product MMFRTTRTIGIVAVLVGISLAAEAQEVALNGSIEELVQQTRTNPVSFSSVLNNKSCVTESCATEDCGEGCGRGCGTCFNWGENTWLSVGAGIRTSYTSGDPAQGGGEDFAINNARLYFNGKGHERIGFEFNTDLNNAQGFGGGSPVADEMRVLDAILKFQLTDNVHFWMGRMLPPSDRSNLDGPFYLNAWNFPFAQFGYPNIFQGRDDGAALWGEQGGGAFKWQIGAYEGESAGGPNFIPNGPSDNLLYAGRVTLNLLDPEPGYYNASTYYGEKDILAIGAAMMHRNNSNSVVAPGADYTGWNLDALFETKLSNGGVVSLEGAYYDFDDDDVVAPNSTLPPSGGSRQGQSYFMLASYLFPQECCIFDIAGKFQVMGRYQEYDRELPTVAALPGTDDQVDIQLNYIMFGHNARISAIWSRLNQTAAAQTRVGGASSDTFTLGAQVQF is encoded by the coding sequence ATGATGTTTCGAACAACCAGGACGATTGGAATCGTCGCAGTATTAGTCGGTATTTCACTTGCTGCCGAAGCACAGGAAGTAGCGCTCAACGGCTCTATTGAAGAGTTGGTACAGCAGACCCGGACAAATCCGGTCAGCTTTTCTTCCGTGCTTAACAACAAGAGTTGCGTTACTGAGAGTTGTGCTACAGAGGATTGTGGCGAGGGCTGTGGCCGTGGCTGTGGAACGTGTTTCAACTGGGGTGAAAACACATGGCTGAGCGTTGGTGCGGGTATCCGAACCAGTTACACCTCGGGAGACCCGGCACAGGGCGGTGGCGAGGACTTCGCCATCAATAACGCACGTCTTTATTTTAATGGGAAAGGCCACGAACGAATCGGGTTCGAATTCAATACTGATCTGAACAATGCCCAGGGTTTTGGAGGCGGCAGTCCGGTTGCTGACGAAATGAGAGTCCTGGATGCCATCCTTAAGTTTCAGCTTACGGACAATGTTCATTTCTGGATGGGGCGAATGTTGCCGCCAAGTGACCGCTCAAACCTTGATGGACCGTTTTATCTCAACGCATGGAATTTCCCCTTCGCCCAGTTTGGCTACCCCAACATTTTCCAGGGTCGTGATGACGGAGCGGCTTTGTGGGGAGAGCAGGGCGGTGGAGCGTTCAAGTGGCAGATTGGTGCTTACGAAGGTGAAAGCGCCGGCGGACCCAACTTCATCCCAAATGGCCCTAGTGACAACCTACTGTATGCCGGTCGCGTCACTTTGAACCTGCTTGACCCGGAACCTGGCTATTACAACGCCAGTACTTATTACGGTGAAAAAGACATCCTGGCCATTGGTGCTGCGATGATGCACCGAAATAATTCAAACTCAGTGGTAGCGCCTGGCGCAGACTACACTGGCTGGAACCTTGACGCCCTGTTTGAAACCAAACTGAGCAATGGTGGCGTGGTTTCTCTGGAAGGTGCCTACTACGACTTTGATGACGATGATGTTGTGGCTCCAAATTCAACACTCCCTCCATCGGGGGGGTCTCGTCAGGGCCAAAGTTACTTTATGCTTGCCAGTTACCTGTTCCCGCAGGAGTGCTGTATTTTCGACATTGCCGGAAAATTTCAGGTGATGGGACGGTACCAGGAATATGATCGCGAACTACCTACAGTTGCTGCACTGCCAGGTACGGATGATCAGGTCGACATTCAGCTGAACTACATCATGTTCGGCCACAATGCTCGAATTTCAGCAATTTGGTCACGGCTGAACCAGACTGCTGCGGCACAGACTCGTGTTGGTGGCGCCAGCAGCGACACCTTCACGCTGGGTGCACAGGTCCAGTTCTGA
- the ureG gene encoding urease accessory protein UreG has translation MHSHDHDHEHLDHPGEFHERTQPLPGRNYNERAFTVGVGGPVGTGKSALVLALCRRLREHFRLAVVTNDIFTKEDADFLIRNQALDAERIRAVETGGCPHAAIREDITMNLLAVTDLTRDFQPDLVLLESGGDNLAADFSRELADYTIYVIDVAGGDKIPRKGGPGTTQSDLLVINKTDLAQMVGANLSVMDRDSKKMRGEGPFVFAQAKADQGVEVIAEHVISAWKEQTSGQVAPD, from the coding sequence ATGCATTCTCACGACCATGACCATGAACATCTCGACCATCCCGGAGAGTTTCATGAACGAACACAACCGCTGCCGGGTCGCAATTATAACGAACGTGCATTTACAGTGGGTGTCGGCGGCCCCGTGGGAACGGGCAAGAGTGCCCTGGTTCTTGCTCTGTGCCGCAGGCTCCGCGAGCACTTCAGACTGGCAGTCGTAACAAACGATATCTTTACGAAAGAAGATGCCGATTTTCTAATTCGTAATCAGGCTCTTGATGCTGAACGAATTCGCGCCGTTGAAACAGGTGGTTGCCCGCATGCGGCGATTCGCGAAGACATTACGATGAACCTGCTGGCAGTAACAGACCTCACTCGTGACTTCCAGCCTGACCTGGTTCTGCTGGAGTCAGGCGGTGACAATCTGGCAGCGGATTTCAGCCGGGAACTGGCTGACTACACAATCTATGTCATTGACGTCGCAGGAGGAGACAAAATCCCTCGTAAGGGAGGCCCTGGAACAACACAGTCAGATCTTCTGGTGATCAACAAAACTGATCTCGCTCAAATGGTTGGGGCAAATCTATCTGTCATGGACAGGGATAGCAAAAAAATGCGTGGTGAAGGTCCGTTTGTCTTTGCTCAGGCCAAAGCGGATCAAGGCGTCGAGGTAATCGCTGAACACGTAATCTCCGCGTGGAAAGAGCAAACGTCCGGGCAGGTCGCGCCTGATTGA
- a CDS encoding adenylate/guanylate cyclase domain-containing protein, giving the protein MPNFDWDKLSLQDFIQLQAEVASQLRRRFERKIALAFTDVVGSTAYFELKGDIAGKRLMQRHHDLVNAALSLHGGRVVDTAGDGAFCVFDTAELAALSLIAFQEKLVENNVDHPPDECLTIRCGMHWGGALLDDISVSGDTVNTCARVASSADGGEIRLTEPAFQQLPPSLRVRCQPGKSVTGKGLTEPVRIHLLHWQDPNRVPTAIHIEELNERIDLPSQQFFSMGRLALHQGKRANAILLKHPDPELTKRISRWHLKFERTIHGLTLSPVSRGSTKVDGRTIQIGDEVKVEHGTIVQVGKVLTLRFAGTESDDALSNTDVDFSVEDPEGGVPTNVLRKPEESADPLR; this is encoded by the coding sequence ATGCCGAATTTCGACTGGGATAAGTTGAGTCTTCAGGACTTCATTCAGCTGCAGGCCGAAGTTGCCAGCCAGCTTCGTCGTCGCTTCGAGCGGAAAATAGCATTGGCGTTTACCGACGTAGTAGGTTCGACTGCTTACTTCGAATTAAAGGGCGATATAGCTGGTAAGCGGCTAATGCAACGGCATCACGATTTAGTGAATGCGGCTCTGTCACTTCACGGAGGGCGCGTAGTTGATACAGCCGGTGATGGTGCTTTCTGTGTGTTTGATACCGCAGAACTCGCAGCGCTGTCACTGATTGCTTTCCAGGAAAAACTGGTCGAAAACAACGTGGACCACCCGCCGGATGAGTGTCTGACGATACGTTGCGGAATGCACTGGGGTGGTGCGCTCCTCGACGACATTAGTGTCTCCGGAGATACCGTCAATACCTGTGCCCGAGTGGCCTCCTCGGCGGATGGAGGAGAAATCCGTCTAACGGAACCGGCGTTTCAGCAACTTCCCCCTTCGCTGCGCGTTCGCTGTCAGCCCGGCAAGTCCGTCACCGGTAAGGGTTTGACTGAACCAGTTCGGATCCATCTGCTGCATTGGCAGGATCCCAACCGGGTTCCCACGGCAATTCACATCGAAGAACTCAATGAACGCATTGATCTTCCGTCACAACAATTTTTCTCCATGGGGCGTCTGGCTCTGCATCAGGGAAAGCGTGCCAACGCAATCCTGCTTAAGCATCCGGATCCCGAGCTGACAAAACGTATCAGTCGCTGGCACCTCAAATTCGAACGTACCATACACGGACTCACACTTTCTCCTGTCTCCCGGGGATCCACCAAGGTGGACGGAAGAACCATTCAGATTGGAGACGAAGTGAAGGTCGAGCACGGCACGATCGTCCAGGTTGGCAAAGTGCTGACACTGAGGTTTGCAGGAACGGAATCAGACGATGCGCTGTCAAACACAGATGTGGATTTCAGCGTGGAAGATCCGGAAGGCGGCGTGCCAACAAATGTCCTGCGCAAGCCTGAAGAGTCGGCGGATCCCTTAAGATAA
- the ureC gene encoding urease subunit alpha, whose protein sequence is MAYRITRSNYAEIYGPTVGDRVRLGDTSLILEVEKDFAVYGDECKFGGGKVLREGMGQAAGIGQQDALDVVITNALIVDYTGIVKADVGIKDGRIVGIGKAGNPDVMADVTPGMIVGVTTEAIAGEGKVLTAGGLDTHIHYICPQQAHEAVASGITTMLGGGTGPATGTCATTCTPGSNHIRMMLQATDDLPLNFAFLGKGNTAKPQGIPEQIIGGAVGLKLHEDWGTTPAAIDCCLNVAEEYDVQVCIHTDTLNESGFVERSIAALKGRTIHTYHSEGAGGGHAPDILRVCGEANILPSSTNPTRPFTVNTVDEHLDMLMVCHHLDKNLPEDVAFAESRIRGETIAAEDILHDMGAISIMGSDSQAMGRVGEVITRTWQTADKMRKQRGRLPEETGDNDNERIKRYIAKYTINPAIAHGMSQHIGSVELGKLADLTLWNPAYFGAKPEMVIKGGIIAWSQMGDPNASIPTPQPVFMRPMFGSFGRAASPISIAFVSQAAVDQRTTEGYGLAKMIKPVSNCRSIGKKDMKRNDMTPEITVDPETYQVTVDGEVLSCAPAEQLPLSQKFFLF, encoded by the coding sequence ATGGCTTACCGCATTACCCGATCAAATTACGCGGAAATCTACGGACCCACTGTAGGTGACCGGGTTCGTCTCGGTGATACGTCACTCATTTTGGAAGTTGAAAAGGACTTTGCCGTTTACGGTGATGAATGCAAATTTGGAGGAGGCAAAGTTCTTAGGGAAGGGATGGGACAGGCAGCGGGGATCGGACAGCAGGATGCTCTGGACGTGGTGATTACCAACGCGCTGATTGTCGATTATACGGGTATCGTCAAAGCTGATGTCGGTATCAAAGATGGTCGGATCGTGGGGATTGGGAAAGCGGGAAACCCCGATGTGATGGCGGACGTCACTCCAGGCATGATTGTAGGGGTCACAACAGAAGCGATTGCCGGTGAGGGAAAGGTATTGACGGCTGGTGGTCTGGATACTCACATTCATTACATCTGTCCGCAACAGGCTCACGAGGCAGTTGCCAGTGGAATCACCACGATGCTTGGCGGCGGAACCGGACCTGCCACAGGCACCTGCGCGACGACCTGCACGCCCGGGTCCAACCACATTCGGATGATGCTGCAGGCAACGGATGATCTTCCCCTGAATTTTGCTTTTCTGGGTAAGGGGAATACGGCAAAGCCCCAGGGGATACCCGAACAGATTATCGGTGGCGCAGTCGGACTGAAACTTCACGAAGACTGGGGGACGACGCCCGCGGCAATCGACTGCTGTCTGAATGTGGCGGAAGAGTACGATGTGCAGGTCTGCATTCATACAGACACACTGAATGAATCCGGATTTGTGGAACGGTCGATTGCAGCACTCAAGGGACGCACGATCCACACCTATCACTCCGAAGGAGCTGGTGGTGGTCATGCCCCCGACATTCTTCGTGTCTGCGGGGAAGCAAATATCCTGCCCAGCTCAACCAATCCCACTCGACCGTTTACTGTCAATACAGTCGATGAACATCTGGATATGCTGATGGTCTGCCACCATCTGGACAAAAATCTACCGGAGGATGTGGCGTTTGCGGAAAGCCGGATTCGGGGCGAAACCATAGCTGCTGAGGACATTCTCCACGACATGGGGGCCATTAGTATTATGGGGTCAGATTCTCAGGCGATGGGACGCGTGGGTGAAGTCATCACACGTACATGGCAAACCGCGGACAAGATGCGAAAACAGCGCGGACGTCTGCCGGAAGAAACCGGGGACAATGACAACGAAAGGATCAAACGATATATCGCCAAATACACAATCAATCCGGCGATTGCCCACGGAATGAGTCAACACATTGGATCTGTGGAATTGGGGAAACTGGCTGACCTGACTCTATGGAATCCGGCTTATTTCGGAGCAAAGCCGGAAATGGTAATTAAGGGAGGGATTATCGCCTGGTCGCAGATGGGTGACCCCAATGCATCGATTCCCACGCCTCAACCGGTTTTCATGCGACCAATGTTTGGAAGTTTCGGGCGAGCTGCCAGTCCAATTTCGATCGCGTTTGTGAGTCAGGCGGCCGTTGACCAAAGAACGACCGAGGGCTACGGACTGGCGAAAATGATCAAACCGGTAAGTAACTGCCGGTCGATCGGAAAGAAGGACATGAAACGAAACGACATGACTCCTGAAATTACGGTTGATCCGGAAACTTACCAGGTGACGGTTGACGGTGAGGTACTTAGTTGTGCACCTGCCGAACAGTTGCCACTCTCGCAGAAATTTTTCCTGTTCTGA
- the ureB gene encoding urease subunit beta: MHLSPREIEKLMLHNVGFLAQKRLARGVRLNLPEAVGLIASQILEFIREGRSVAELMDLGRHFLGRCQVQAGVPDLLHEVQVEGTFPDGTKLVTVHSPVASEHGDLELALYGSFLPVPDLSVFDTDHADESVTAGEVLVADGDLVLNEGRECVEVAVTNHGDRPVQVGSHYHFVETNSSLEFDRGAAYGKRLDIPAGTAVRFEPGDTKTVTLVSIGGDRVIRGGNNLADGKVSAEGKQVTLENVNSQNFATT, encoded by the coding sequence ATGCACCTGTCTCCACGTGAAATTGAGAAATTGATGCTGCACAACGTCGGTTTTCTTGCGCAAAAACGTCTGGCTCGGGGGGTGCGTCTCAACCTTCCCGAAGCCGTGGGACTGATTGCATCTCAGATCCTTGAGTTTATCCGTGAAGGACGTTCAGTGGCCGAACTCATGGATCTCGGGCGGCACTTTCTGGGACGATGTCAGGTTCAGGCCGGTGTTCCGGACCTGCTTCACGAAGTTCAGGTTGAAGGAACATTTCCTGACGGCACGAAGCTGGTGACGGTCCACTCACCCGTTGCATCGGAACACGGTGACCTGGAATTGGCCTTGTACGGCAGTTTTCTTCCCGTACCGGACCTGTCTGTCTTCGATACAGATCACGCTGATGAGAGCGTGACAGCGGGAGAGGTTCTGGTGGCTGACGGGGACCTGGTTCTGAATGAAGGACGAGAGTGTGTCGAAGTTGCAGTCACTAATCATGGTGATCGTCCGGTTCAGGTGGGCAGTCATTACCACTTTGTTGAAACAAACAGCTCGTTGGAATTTGATCGGGGTGCTGCTTACGGGAAACGACTTGACATTCCTGCCGGAACTGCGGTTCGCTTTGAACCGGGTGATACAAAGACCGTGACACTGGTGTCAATTGGTGGCGATCGGGTGATTCGTGGTGGTAACAATCTCGCCGACGGAAAAGTGTCTGCTGAAGGAAAACAGGTGACGCTGGAAAACGTTAATTCACAGAATTTTGCAACCACATAA
- a CDS encoding urease accessory protein UreD gives MTTASPQSIRHGYGILEFSSVAGRTVVTRAEAYNPLKWLVPRRSVSAAWGFATTFGGGLVAGDRIEMQVGVGPGARAVLATQSSTKVYRSDTDADCTQILGATVGRDGLMVVAPDPVTCFRGARYSQKQIIRLHPDATLVYVDWLTSGRRARGECWAFSRYRTRLDLYRAGERYLTDSLLLDPDDGPLDSPFRMGPFHCFAMMVMCGPQTQEAVVSLLEEVGNQEIRPVDEVVDSVSSLKDGAIWRIAGRTTEQVARRLKSRLEFLTPILGESPWNRKW, from the coding sequence GTGACGACAGCTTCGCCTCAATCGATTCGCCACGGATATGGAATCCTTGAATTCAGCTCGGTAGCAGGCAGGACTGTAGTCACTCGGGCAGAAGCCTATAACCCGCTGAAATGGCTTGTTCCGCGTCGTTCTGTCTCCGCTGCCTGGGGGTTTGCCACTACATTTGGAGGAGGCCTTGTTGCCGGCGACCGAATTGAAATGCAGGTGGGGGTCGGGCCGGGAGCCAGGGCTGTTTTGGCAACCCAGTCGTCCACGAAGGTGTATCGGAGTGACACAGACGCCGACTGTACTCAGATCCTTGGTGCCACGGTTGGCAGGGATGGGTTGATGGTTGTGGCTCCCGATCCTGTCACCTGCTTTCGCGGAGCTCGTTACAGTCAGAAACAGATCATCCGGCTTCATCCGGATGCAACGCTGGTCTATGTGGACTGGCTGACGAGTGGACGTCGTGCACGAGGAGAGTGCTGGGCCTTTTCACGGTACCGCACACGGCTCGATCTTTACCGTGCCGGTGAACGTTATCTGACGGATTCTCTTCTGCTTGATCCCGACGACGGACCGCTCGACAGTCCGTTCCGGATGGGTCCGTTTCACTGTTTTGCTATGATGGTGATGTGTGGCCCTCAGACGCAGGAGGCCGTTGTATCGCTGCTGGAGGAAGTTGGAAATCAGGAAATCCGTCCGGTGGATGAAGTAGTGGATTCCGTCAGCTCGCTGAAAGACGGGGCCATCTGGCGGATTGCCGGACGAACAACCGAGCAGGTCGCCCGTCGACTGAAAAGTCGGTTGGAGTTTTTAACACCAATCCTGGGTGAGTCACCCTGGAACAGAAAGTGGTAA
- the urtE gene encoding urea ABC transporter ATP-binding subunit UrtE: protein MLTIDNLLFSYGTIGTLRGISMQMPPGRMTCVMGRNGVGKTTLIRNIMGHLQPNSGIIRLGETDITGFVPHRRARQGLALVPQGRQIFPRLTVEENLKVGLQARRDRTRSVPAEIYDLFPVLKEMGRRMGGDLSGGQQQQLAIGRALAGDPSVLLLDEPTEGIQPNVIQQIGRVLRTLVEERQMTVVLVEQYVDFVREFGQDFYIMNRGRVVADGVTEDLSSELIHKHLSV, encoded by the coding sequence ATGCTTACCATTGACAACCTGCTCTTTAGTTACGGGACGATCGGAACCCTGCGAGGCATTTCCATGCAGATGCCGCCGGGGCGGATGACGTGTGTCATGGGACGCAATGGAGTTGGTAAGACCACGCTGATTCGAAACATTATGGGACACCTTCAACCGAATTCCGGAATCATTCGGCTCGGCGAAACCGATATCACCGGTTTCGTTCCTCATCGACGCGCCAGACAGGGCCTGGCACTCGTTCCGCAGGGGCGCCAGATTTTTCCCCGACTGACTGTTGAAGAAAATCTAAAAGTCGGGCTGCAGGCCAGACGCGACAGGACTCGATCGGTTCCCGCTGAGATCTACGATTTGTTCCCCGTTTTAAAGGAAATGGGACGACGCATGGGAGGAGATCTGTCCGGTGGACAACAGCAGCAGCTGGCCATTGGTCGAGCGCTTGCCGGAGATCCGTCAGTTCTGTTGCTGGATGAACCGACAGAGGGCATTCAGCCAAACGTCATCCAGCAGATCGGGCGTGTACTGCGAACGTTGGTTGAAGAACGACAAATGACGGTCGTGCTGGTCGAGCAGTATGTGGATTTTGTTCGTGAATTTGGCCAGGATTTTTACATTATGAATCGCGGACGAGTTGTGGCAGACGGGGTTACTGAGGATCTAAGTTCGGAACTCATCCACAAGCACCTGAGCGTCTGA
- the urtD gene encoding urea ABC transporter ATP-binding protein UrtD, with protein MHNLLDHFSRATDTLADLGLRHGRVPLSAIQWYSRTCMFWTLLLIGLVGIPALHASGAVSIETVNQLGRYLCFAIAALSLDLVWGYGGMLCLCQFLFFSLGGYAMGMFCAHHGGPEGVIDAVNWGKIPACLFVVYPGGVGESQDQWTVPFFWKPFWNIWTTLILGIVIPGVVAAVIGFFVFRSRVRGVFFAVLTQAIVLAFWLVVCMNNMKLGGTNGLTRFDRIILDSRENISITIAPQKLAEANLEAAAVREAVEKKAMEISQAYIEQVEKKRQLLTRNFASPPAVNVDAVPIEVRGSNSAMMIRLARSIHVWKVLAVFEELTVAEQQRLSDIAEVKIAGYDLNNKNVKLALYLLTVIVLVAVFLLCQLLMKSRIGRVLIAVRDNESRLRFSGYRPYVFKMLVFGISGAIAGLGGMLYAPQMKIFTPTNLEPKESIAVVIFVAVGGRATLSGPIFGALVVSYLYSLLTSHSPDAWPIVLGLLFILVTLYLPGGLMGIWQSWVSLAISQKTVRSSTGVINSTEAQQDRIDVRLAVVGILAVTFGFSAAWGLGEYARPWDDGLMAQRNGSSVVVGLILMLTAVSALLQVLAGLGLITGRVWGSMILKRTLPISIGLSVTAVGWLFFVGTLRSGIADWGTTGFTRVSELVSTVPHLPVLTLWSAAALFYFHRFLSRQAVRTTVAADAAEDQTDEALPDASAVQDRASQLARIVAKQKIGPSKSTLDNSLLEVRGVKVVFDGFKALDVAEFSAGYYDLNVIIGPNGAGKTTLCDVISGKTPVTEGQVHLGGHQITGLTEADIARLGVGRKFQTPTVFDSLTVYGNMELAIPGRHRLVNNVGIRPSAAERLKIEEILARVKLLEHAEKDVRHLSHGQRQWLEISMLILSDPRLLLVDEPAAGLTDEETILTAELLLELKAEHSVIVIEHDMEFVRLLNSSVTVLNEGSVMAQGEMQAIEKDPAVIEAYLGR; from the coding sequence ATGCATAATTTGCTCGATCACTTTAGCAGAGCAACGGATACTTTAGCTGACCTGGGCCTGCGTCATGGACGGGTGCCGCTGAGCGCTATCCAGTGGTACAGCCGCACGTGTATGTTCTGGACACTCCTGCTGATTGGACTGGTGGGGATTCCCGCGCTGCATGCGAGTGGTGCGGTCAGTATTGAAACCGTCAATCAGCTGGGACGTTACCTGTGCTTTGCGATTGCAGCATTAAGCCTGGATCTTGTCTGGGGCTACGGTGGCATGTTGTGCCTCTGCCAGTTCCTGTTCTTTTCCCTGGGCGGTTACGCAATGGGCATGTTTTGTGCTCATCACGGCGGTCCGGAAGGGGTCATCGATGCCGTCAACTGGGGTAAGATTCCGGCGTGTCTGTTTGTTGTGTATCCTGGTGGAGTTGGGGAAAGTCAGGATCAGTGGACCGTGCCGTTCTTTTGGAAACCGTTCTGGAATATTTGGACCACTCTTATTCTGGGAATTGTGATCCCTGGTGTCGTTGCTGCTGTGATTGGTTTTTTTGTGTTCCGCAGCCGCGTACGAGGCGTGTTTTTCGCTGTGTTGACACAAGCCATCGTGCTGGCATTCTGGCTCGTCGTCTGCATGAACAATATGAAACTGGGAGGCACGAACGGTCTCACCCGATTCGATCGTATTATTCTGGATTCCCGCGAGAACATATCCATTACGATCGCGCCGCAGAAACTCGCGGAGGCAAATCTCGAAGCTGCTGCAGTACGTGAAGCGGTTGAGAAAAAAGCGATGGAGATCAGCCAAGCCTATATTGAACAGGTCGAAAAGAAACGACAACTGCTTACCCGGAATTTTGCCTCACCTCCCGCTGTCAATGTGGATGCCGTTCCCATTGAGGTTCGTGGCAGCAACAGTGCGATGATGATACGTCTCGCAAGATCGATCCATGTCTGGAAGGTTCTAGCGGTCTTTGAGGAACTGACAGTTGCCGAACAGCAACGCCTCAGTGACATCGCCGAAGTGAAAATTGCGGGCTACGATCTGAATAATAAAAACGTCAAATTGGCTCTCTATTTACTGACCGTCATTGTCCTTGTGGCCGTCTTCTTACTCTGTCAGCTGTTGATGAAATCGAGAATTGGTCGTGTCCTGATCGCAGTTCGCGATAACGAAAGTCGCCTCCGATTCTCTGGCTACCGCCCTTACGTCTTCAAAATGCTGGTCTTTGGGATATCCGGTGCGATTGCAGGACTTGGCGGGATGCTTTACGCCCCGCAGATGAAAATATTCACACCGACTAATCTCGAACCTAAGGAGTCGATTGCGGTTGTGATCTTTGTGGCAGTGGGTGGACGGGCAACGTTGTCCGGTCCGATCTTTGGAGCACTGGTGGTCAGCTACCTTTATTCCCTGCTCACCAGTCATTCACCAGACGCGTGGCCCATTGTTCTTGGATTGTTGTTTATTCTGGTCACGCTGTACCTGCCCGGAGGCCTGATGGGCATCTGGCAATCGTGGGTCTCACTGGCGATATCTCAAAAGACAGTACGGTCTTCCACCGGGGTGATTAACTCTACGGAAGCACAACAGGACCGCATCGATGTGCGACTGGCTGTTGTCGGAATTCTTGCGGTCACATTTGGTTTTTCCGCTGCCTGGGGGCTTGGGGAGTATGCCAGGCCCTGGGATGACGGTCTGATGGCTCAGCGCAACGGATCATCGGTTGTGGTGGGCCTGATCCTGATGCTTACTGCAGTCAGTGCCTTGCTTCAGGTTTTGGCGGGCCTGGGGCTGATTACCGGGCGTGTGTGGGGAAGCATGATTTTAAAGAGAACGCTTCCGATCAGTATTGGGCTGTCCGTGACTGCTGTCGGCTGGTTGTTTTTCGTTGGCACGCTGCGAAGTGGGATTGCTGACTGGGGCACCACCGGTTTTACACGTGTCAGTGAGCTGGTATCAACAGTCCCACATCTGCCCGTGCTGACCTTGTGGTCTGCTGCAGCGTTGTTTTATTTCCATAGATTTTTAAGTCGGCAGGCTGTCCGAACGACAGTCGCCGCAGATGCCGCAGAGGATCAAACAGACGAAGCATTGCCTGATGCATCTGCGGTACAGGACCGGGCCAGTCAGCTCGCCAGAATCGTGGCTAAGCAAAAAATTGGACCATCGAAAAGTACGCTCGACAACTCTCTTCTTGAAGTCCGGGGGGTCAAAGTTGTTTTTGACGGATTCAAAGCTCTTGATGTGGCCGAATTTTCAGCAGGATATTATGACTTAAATGTCATTATCGGTCCGAATGGTGCCGGCAAAACGACGTTATGCGATGTGATCAGCGGAAAAACTCCTGTGACCGAAGGCCAGGTCCACTTAGGCGGGCATCAAATCACCGGGTTGACGGAGGCTGATATTGCTCGACTTGGTGTCGGTCGAAAATTTCAAACCCCCACGGTGTTTGACAGTCTTACCGTCTATGGAAACATGGAACTGGCGATACCAGGTCGACATCGACTCGTTAACAACGTGGGAATCCGGCCTTCGGCAGCCGAACGTTTGAAGATCGAAGAAATCCTTGCTCGTGTTAAATTGCTGGAACACGCTGAAAAGGATGTGCGACATCTCAGTCATGGTCAGCGGCAGTGGCTGGAGATCAGCATGCTCATTCTTTCTGATCCGCGTTTGCTGCTTGTTGATGAGCCCGCCGCGGGATTGACTGATGAAGAGACAATTCTGACGGCCGAACTTCTGCTGGAACTGAAGGCAGAACACAGTGTGATCGTCATCGAACATGACATGGAATTTGTGCGTCTCCTGAACAGCAGTGTGACGGTTCTGAATGAAGGAAGCGTGATGGCTCAGGGGGAGATGCAGGCCATTGAGAAGGATCCGGCGGTTATAGAAGCCTATCTGGGACGATAG